The sequence TCGAGTGGATTCCACTGAGCATGGTGCAGTACCAACACTAGTAGGGGGCTCTGAGGCTGACCATCTGCAAACTCCTGAAGGACTATCTGCACTCAAAGTTACAACTGAACATTCAACCAGGAAGATGTTGACAGTGTCCAATTTAGAACTGGAAACACTGACCAAAATGAGATGTAAAACTGGCCTACTATCCAGAGGATCAGAGCTGCTAGACTTCCCTTACTGAACTAGGAGGAATGTTCAGCAGACAGATGGCCCACACAAGATGAACCAATAAAAGTTCTGCAGACAAGTTGAGTTTTAGCTTCTCTGTTTAGGGGCAGCCTCATCTATGACTTTCTGAGGACATACACTACAAGGAACAGGTGGTTCTTGATCTGCAGCCCTTTATGAGACCATCCGATGGGAGTTTCGACTCTATGGTCATTCTATCTCACTCAGCTGTGGAGCTCTGCTCCCATTTTCTTCATAGCCAGGAATCTTTTTAAAGTGGAATTTAAATGGTTTCAGAAATTATGTAAAAGTCAGCTGCTGTATTTAATGGAatatatatttctctttttttgaaGAGGTTCAGCAGTTAAGATGCATTCTGATGATCAGAACTGCTTACCAATTAAAGGGAAAGCTACAAGATCATTACCTCCACTATTCGCAAAAATGAGTAAAATCaccaatatttaaacaaaatattaaatataataaattaCTAAACAGGAAATTGTGATCTGACCTGCCTGCTGAAAGCCTGACAAAAGTGCTACTCTGCACTGAATgcacaggagagactgtacaCTGACTTTTAAAGCAAGTTCTATCAATCAGAAAAGCTGTGAAGAAAACATGGCGATATTTCCACAGAAAACCAATCTTAAGTAACCCAAAAGTATATCTGAACATCTCTGTGCACTAGCTTCCCAAGCAAAAGAGTTGCCTTAACAAAACTGCAGAAGTCTCCAACCTCTCTCACGCATTCAAATGTTAAGtggtattttctttgtaactggaCTTCCTGGTGGGAAGTAGCAGTAAAGTGGCAGCTGTCATTGAGGGATACTATATTAGAATCACTCATAATTAGAGAACTTAAAACAGTTATAGATATTTCTAACAGGTTTCAAAACGTAGTTTAATATCTATTTTAGTAAAAGTATTAGAACTAGTCATATAAGTTCTTATTTAAATGGCTCCCTAAAAAGACATGCTAGCTAGTACCAATTTAACTGTTACTTTTGTTGTGGCATTATGTACCTTTCACTTACAACACAATTTAGAGTCAAGGTCACATGCTACTAGTTCAAAGACCTTTTTGAATCTTGGCTAGAACACTAGACCCATCTTTCCAAGTGCTGCATTTGGAAAGTCTGCAGAGCAAGCAGACCTAGCCTCAATGTTACGAATGAGATCATCTCACCAAAAGAGAGGGCACGTGGAGGCCACCCAGAAATGCCCCCTTTGagtgaaattttaaaatacaagtcTCAGTTTATACATGGTGAGAAGCGCTTTCTTAAAAACTTCTAGAATGGGACCAGGCCCACAACACCGCTCGTGCGAAAAGTTTTGCTGCCTAAGAGGAGGCTGCAGCTAGAATGGGGGCATGTTCTTGCCCCTGATGCGTCATGCCCCCTAAAACTGGTTTTGAGACTACAATGGACCAGTCAGAAAAGTGCATGTTTGCTACCACTGGAGTGAGTGACCCCAGCAGAGAACGCTGGGTCCTGATTTTCAACCCAGTGGTGCCCCACAGATAATAATGGAAGCCGTGGTACCTTCttgtcattccctctgggtgccccaggactgccctaggagAAGCACAAATACAGAGCTCAGCACAGAGTAAACAAGATCATTGCAACTCTGGGTCTGCAGCGAGGGTGGCATTGGGTCAGGTTGAGTGCCTGCCAGCTGTGGGGCCAGGTTGCCTTTCATTCACATTTTGGCATATTTAGGTCTATAATAAACCGAGATAGTGTAACTGAATATTtaattgagggcttgtctacatggcacgcTAAAGCGCTCTAGAGGGTGTGACTTGTAAAGCACGGTAACATGCCATGCATGAGTTCAGTGCTGAAGCAGGATTCCGTCAACGCACACTAGGAACCCGTTAGTGTGCACCAGCTGGGTCTTCAAGGCACAGCTGGAGCACAAGCCGCTAGAGcgcttggctgcactgtgtggaCAAGTCCTTAGATGTTACTCTTCCTCCAATCCCtaaacagaacaaaacatttaCAATAAAAAAGAGTGCCGAGTTGTTTTTAAGGTACGGGGGCAGGGTAAGCTCTAGCATTGAGGTTCTGGGAAAAAGAGACCCCTGTGGAAACAGTGGTCACTAGCAAAGCTTTTCGAACCGCTGTaagttttattttatacacataTGAAACAATGTGTTTCGTAAAGGAGGTACATGGTTACTCTGAGCAAGGAAGGTGGTATTAAGAGCAcaataaaaatcatttttcagaaatatttggTGCAGGTTGGGTGTCTCCCACATATAAAAAGCCATCTCCTCTTTGTACCTCAAGTACTCCCCAACATGAGAAATCCAAACCATGTACCCCTTCTGTTTGCAGCACTATTAAAGTCTTAACAGAAGTTCACACTAATGCACTGGTATTTTAGGACTGGCAAAAAAGATTCAGTGCCCCTCTAAAACAATTAGAAATGACTCCTCATCCCAAACAAGCTCAGTCTTCTATGCCAACTGCTTATAGCTATAATTTTacattaaaaccttttttttttaaattcgcAAATCTTTTAAGCTAAGGACTTTAATCAGAAGATGGTATTATCGATTCCCTGCACACAAACTCTGATTCCAGGTGTAAACCTTTCCACCTGCACTGTATTAGACTGCTCAGTAGCTGTCACTTGATTTACAGATCTCCTCTGTAGAAAACACAGCACACATTTTTCAGCCACTTCAGGAAATAAGTAGTTGCAGGTGGTTTAAAAGAAAGACTTGAAATCCTCTCTTGTTTCAGATGAAATTcacacaggaagggaagaatgtCACAGAATTGCTGAAAGTGGAATTAACTTTCATTCTGAAGTCTGATTCTTTTTCTGTGCATTTCAGACAGGCTGCTTCCCCCGTTACTTAGTAGTGGGGAGTATTTTGGAAGTGCAACAGTGGTAGGAGTTTTGCTCAGCTTCAGTGTTCATGGCGACAATTAATTTTGCCTTCAGAATGCTCCAAAACATCAAGCATTTCTTCTATGATAGCCTGTAGTGCCCGGCCCAGCTGCTCTGCAGTATATGGTTTTCCCAGTGGAGGCACATGAACAAACGCAGACCTGCCATGGCTCTGGTATAAGGAAGTATAGTAAGTGAAATCACAGAGATATctgtaattaaaaaaagtttatttagTGATAAGCAACAAGTACTACGAGCAAACTGATACGAATAAAACAATGTGGGAAGCCCAGCACCAATGGCTTCTGCTAATTAGAACTGGAAAGCTGTTACAGAAGAGAAAAGAACAGTTAAATTAATCCTGTATTGGTCTCAGTTATTGTCTCTGCAGCAGCCAAACAGGTTTCAGAGCTTCTCAGATCATTCCCATGCCAGCTGTTCTAAAGCAACAACCAACTTCTCCCCAGACAGGAAAAACATCACTTTTGTAGCTGCTTTACCTAAAGAATATTAAGGAGATGGGCTTTATTAGGATAGCAGGAGGTCACAAGACCCAACTCTCCGCTGTCCTACACCATGCACAGTTACTTACAGTTGTGCAGAGTGGGTTACAATGGTATCAACTGAGACAGACACACATGGAAATCAGGCAGGCCCAAGAGGCATAGCTGATTGCTAACCTTCAGTATTACACTTTAGATCCAAGTAATAATTTCATAGAAAGGGTTAAAGCATTCTTCTGCTCCTAAGCATTTCTGTGGTCTAAAGTAGAACTCTGAGACAACTGATAGACATGAGAAAAATTAGCAGATTTCTAATTAAGGAAGACGAAAGTGCCCGCAAGCGCTTCAGTCTAGTGTATGGATCTTGTTGACACccctgggcggcagggctgttATCCCCATCGTTCAGATGGGGAACCGTGGTACAGACTTGTCTAAGGTCACGtgggaagcctgtggcagaagaGGGTACTGAACACAGATCTCACAAATTCCAGGCTAGGGCCCTACACTCCGGAGTCCAGACCATCCCTACCTTTGGAACACTTTTAAAGgttggaggggagagaagagaagagatggggagagaaagcATGCAAACATTGAAGAATTTACAACTTTGCCTTCCGTAAGGAAAGCTGAAGTGGAAAATATCAAAATGCAGATAAAGATACAGCTGCAGATATTTCAGAAAGTCATTTCAAACAAGTATTTCAGAAGTTCTCTGAATAtattttgttaaaatgaaagcgtTATTTTTGCTATTCTGGGGGGAAAAGAAAGTCATGACAATGTTTAACAGTAAAGCTAAACCACGATAGCTGTTTCTGCTGCAGCCAGATTGCATTTTTTTGTTTAACCCAGTTTCAGAAACTCTACAACCACAATAAGAACACTGTGATCATTATCTAAGTGGACTTCCAGGAAACACAAGGTAATTGCCCCAATACATCCCACAGACATAAAAACAGTGGTGATAAGAGCCTGTGGCTGCATGCAACTTGTCTGGCTACTACAACATTTTAATGTGTCTCAGTTCCAGCCCAGGGGCTTTGTGTGGTCTGTGAACGGTGGATAATTTTCTGGCATAAACCTAGTGGTAGCAACAACTGTTGCAAGATCTCCAGATAATGAAAAAGAAACTAACAAGAATGTTTAACATAAGAATGGAAAACGAGTCCAGTTCCGATGCTTCAGACAAAAACTGTTAAAATGGAGTTATGGTTGAGAGCACACATCAGTATTTTACCCCCAATTACATCCCAGTGATGTTTCAATTATATACCAGGAAATTCGCAGTTAAGGTTAAAACTTAAAATGCAGACACATTCAGAAATGGAAATACAGTTACAATCTTAGCTGTATCTTCTAGTGACACCATGCAATAACCACAGGCCTAGGAGTATGACATTTTCTCTTTATGGTCCCAGATAAaattaaattcatttaaaaagaaattaggaGTTCTTtccccgccccaactccctgTGTGAAGGGATGGAAGCGCTGACCTCAATATAAGTGAGAGGCCCAGGAACTCTGTCATCCCCATTAGTTTAGCACAAATGGAACATACACCACTGATCACTATGATCCCATACCTGCCAGCATCCTTGGATATAGTAACTGTGACATCAAGTCCCAGCGTTGAGACTCTCCTGCAAACTGCATCCATGTCAATAATCGAATCGATGCATTCTGGGCCACCTTCTACACAACACTGAGAGCCTGGACAGAAACGGCAGTTGTCCAAGCCTTTGTATCCTACGTTATGCCCACATTTTTCCAAGGTTACGGTTGTAGCCATACCTGATACACCCACATGAACCACCAGCTGCAAAGAAAGACACAAAAATTAGAGCTAGTTAAAGTGAGggtggtgggagggaagaggcGAGAGGGAAGACAGTAACCCCAGGGGCATTCTAATGCTATGCTGATGGGGCCACATTAAAACCTAGAGAGTtccagtagaatctcagagttgcaAATACCAGAGTtgcgaactgaccagtcaaccatacaCTTCGATTGAAACTGGAAGTATGTAATCAGGCCCCCCAAATACAGTATTGtgctaaatgtaaacaaaaaaacccagaacattttaaaaaagatttgacaaagataggaaactgtttctgtacttgcttcatttaaaattaaaatggttCAAAGCAgcatttgaaactttactgtgcagaagaaaaagtggtcttaagtcaatgttcagatgtaaacttttgaaagaaccataatgttGTGTTCGGAGTTATGACAACCTCTGTTCACGAGGTGTTtgcaactctgagattctactgtagttCATAAGccaatgaaggcttgggtccaatGTGAAACAATTCCACTTGTGTCTGTCTAGCTCCTAGTGAGAGTTTTATTTCATGCCAGGCAAGAGGAAGGTTGGCATGAATGGCCGAATATGCTCAGGAGAAGCTTGCTCCTGGAAGAGCCAAGATGGCACAGATTAGTCCTGAGGTGCCTAGCCCTAGCCAGCCCTTTTCAATGCCTGCCCAGCAAGCACATCTGATGAGCAGGGCTCTCTATTTTGAGGCGTAGAATTCTTCAAACAAAAGCGATGCTTTGGAAACTATGGACTATCCAAAGGCCTCTGTACTGACTTTATAAATGTTCTAGGTATCTTTATGGGCTGCCCAGCGATGGCATTCCTGGCTAAACGGGTAAGTTATAGGAAGTTTCCTAAAGCAACCAAAGTACTGGGGTGTAATTAATGAAAATTCCCAATGCTGAAACACAGCAGATGGTAACACTTGTGGCATTTCATCTCCTGGGAAATAGCACTCCGACTGCTTTGAGTTGGTTCAAGGGCCTAACAGAGACAGGACTTGGAGCTGTGCAGGACATCAGCTCTGGCCTGGGCAGAGGGCCACAGACACTACTTGTGAACTGACGGGCATGAAGGTATGTCCAACAGAATCAGGTCCTGCGGGAGGACCGGCAGTATTTTAGAATCTACTAGGCCTTCCATGTGAAAGATGGGTGATCACCTGGTAGGGCAGGCATGCATATAACTAGTTTGTTTTTCAGATGCGTTTTCTCCAAAATGATTTCGTTCTGAACAAACAGCACTTGGCTTTATGAAAGCTGGCTAATCACTGATTAGCTTTGTCATTGCCCTTGAGAGAATGGAACTGCAAGTGATGAGCTGAAGTCAGATCTGTGGAGGTGATTAATGAATTGCAAGGATCTGCAGCCCAGAAGCAGACTGCAGGATTCCGCCCTGAGAACAGTGACAGCTTGAGGCTTGAGACCAAAGCGGGCCACCCTCGAGGCGGCCATGTAGACATCAGTGGTGCAGGGATTTGGGGACTGACACTACTAACCAGGACTCTAGTTATTTTAAGTTGTATAATTGTCCAAATTCACAAGTTTCTGTCAAAAGGAAAGATCTGTCAAATCATCAACATTTTAATCATATATCAGAAATTTGACTTTGCATTAGGAACATCAGCCCATGGTTGTAAGGATCCGTCAGTTTATCATCATCTGTTCCATCTTGCTTTGCATTTTACTCACTTCTGGACTGTGTTTTTTCCACAATGCGGGAATTAGTCTTTGTACTGTTTGGTATTCAACTGGGATTTCATATACATACAGATCCACACCATCTCCCAAGCCGAGCTTCACCAGCTCCTAAGAAcaggaaaaaaagtaaatatcAAGATATCCGACACTTATGCTGGAAAGTCTATTGCTGGGCCAGCCTTCGAGCATGCTTTATGCTATCCTGTAGGAGAGAACTCAGACTGGCTTCCTTGCCTCTGGACAGATGGGGACTGGAAACCTCATGGTGGTTCTCCTCCCAAGTTATAGTGAGACAAAAGAAATGACATTTCTATTCCTCCTCTGCTGGCCATTTGTAGAAGTGACACAGCGTTCCCGAGCAAGCCTTGCACCTGCCCTGAGGAGAGGCTCTCTCCATAGCAGTTAGCTGGGCAGGGAGAAAGCAGGGCAGGGAGAAAGCAATCATAACTGGGCTCAAGGGACAGTGAGAAAAAGATTATCTTTccataaacaaaattaaaaatctaTAGATAGGACCTTCCATCATACAGATTCTGACCTATTCAGAAAGTTAAATTCCTTAAACCTGGAAAGGTTGCAGAGTGCCTCACATCAAAAAATAACTATGTCTGTGCCATTTTTCTTAGCTATATTATTTTCCAAGAATATGTAATGACATCTTGCTTCTTTCAAGTGGTTTGTGTTATACATGGAAAGCACCACAGATAAATTCTATTCACAGAATAAGTCTAAGAAATAATATGCAAGTTTTCATGCTTGCCTGCATGTAAAAAGGTCAGCAACTCTCATCTCTAGCTAAAAGTAGCAGCAGACAGATTGCCTTTTTATTAATCTTTATAGCGAATTACAAAACTCCTCATATGGAAAATTGAAGCAGCATCAGCACAGATCATTCAATATATTTGTGGGTTTTTACTTTCACTTTAGCAGGATCAAATATACAGTCAAActctaaaatggaaaaaagtttcattttatgGCTTTACCTATACTGTATCATCCAGCATATCCATACTTAATTTTGCAACAGCGACTTTTAATTTCTGATTCAAATACTGCAATAAGTCACTTCCTCTTAAAAATAATGACTAAAAGAGTCCcctctattttaaatatttggaCACTAAATGTATTTCAGCTGAACAAACATAGCATCACATTTTTTCCTACACAAAAGTGAAAGTGGCAGTTCTGTGGCATCCTTAACACTAGCTAAAATGATGCTGTGTTAAAGCAGAGACTGTTCCGTTAAAGAGAAGATAGCTAGCTAGGAAATATAGCCTGCTGCACTGGGAAGCAGTGTCCCGAGCCATCAGAGCAAGACAAAACAGAAAACTTAGACCACTGTGGCTAAATGCAACAGGAACTAGTTTCCCAGAtgattaaattaaatattatataATACAAGTGGGAAAGTGGTCACTTTGTGTAGTAGGATTAGATGGCGTAAATCCATATGCAACAACAGAGAATATACCCTTTaggagcatttaaaaataaaatcttggaGCATAAGACACATGGAGCCACATGCTGACATTCAACACTTGAAGGAAACAATTATCATTTACTTTAGGATTTCAGGTATGTATCTTTCCCCCAGCCCACTAAGCGAGAGCTGTAAAAACACACATCCCACAGGCGTCTAACCAATCGGTACACATACAACAAGTGTTGGTGTGCATTACATTTCCACCATCCCCCTCCCACGAGCATGAAGGGCTACATACAGTCCCCCCCCTCAATTCAACCAGCGGGTATGACAACAATTAGTGGTGCTCCAAGACAAACAGACAAGGTGTATGCCCATCCTCTTGGTATATCTGACTCCTCGATATGTATCCAGACCCGGGCCATGGGGACCACTTTAAGTAATGTTTTGCTTGTATTTCTacagcatctttcactcaagGGTCCCAGCACTTTACCAACTGTTAATTCAGTCTCACAAACCCACCTGTGACATGTGGAAGGGAAGTAAGGTCCCATTTTAGAGACTGAGAAACTCATGCAGCGATATGTaaccttgggcaattcacttaGCATGCTAAGTCGAATCCAATTCACAGGACAACTAGCAGAGTTTTAAAGACAaagccatcctcctcctctgatcaTCATCTGGATACTGAGTGGCCTGAAGAGATGTTGTCATGTTTGTCCCAACATTGTTTGGGACAATAGAGAACCCATAGAAACCAATATCCTGATTGCACTAACACTTTAATAACCCTATTGCTTTAACAGGTATTGTTTCAGGGGGCCCTGCTGTTTCAATAGATTTTGGTTTGATAGATTAAATAAAGGGTTCGGATAAGCGAGTATTATGCCCATTTGTTTTATCATGTAGTGCACTGTAAATGTACCCCTTTTGACATAGTTATAAAAAGAATAAGCCTCACTATTTGCACAGCTTTTGACTTGCTGCTCTGAGTTTTACACAGGTTTGCTTCAGACAGCTACACATTGTTTGTGGTGTGGGACGTATACATATTTTAAACAGGAATCTGAGCGGATGGTGGAGCTTGGAGTTCCCCAGAAGCTACAGTGAATATCCCTTTACTCATAAGTTAACATGTTCAAAAGCATTCTAACCCATGGGGGTTATTTAACTGTTTCTGAAATGCAAAGGTAGAATGTGACTTCACTGACTACCGTTGCAGTGTTCACTTCTCAACATATCAAACTTGTGCATTTTGGGTTGTCTGGGAGGGGTACTGGAGTTCAGGAAATAAAAGTGGTTGCTTTGTTCTTATCTGGGTGCTACGAAAATGAATTGGTTTTTCCACATACAAAGTGTGTAAttcaaaaaaagacaaaaaaaaggcGTTTCATCTGCTGGCTATGGGATTAGTTTTAGGAGCATGCAGAAAGGCGTTTTCCATAGTTTTGTAGGTTTACTGTAAAATCAATAAATTATATATCCACAAACCCATATAGAATCAGCATTGTTGCTGAATTGGACAGCTGGCTAGTGTCCCATCTTCTGAATTTAGAGTATTTGGATTATAATTTTAGCCAAGATGAATAGCGCAGAATACAAACATGTATGCAGTCATAAAATTTTACAGAAtttataccaggggttctcagacttttgtactggtgaccccttttacacagaaagcctctgagtgcgacccctattacacattaaaaacacttctgtatttaacaccattataaatgctgaaggcaaagcagggcttggggtggaggctgagagctcatgaccccccatgtaataaccttgcaactctctgggggtcccaatccccagtttgagaacccctgatttatatGCGCTGTGCAGCAAAATTAAGTGACTGCTtactttttttttggtaatatttGAGACCCTTACTCATCTGCAAGGTGAAATAAATAttctaaaataaaacattaaattcagttgaatttaatttatttattcaaaTGCAGGACTAGATGTTCTGCTGCAGTCAAAAGTTTCTGTCCTACAACAATCTTAATCAGACAAACAGAAGCCAGACAGCAGACTGACTAAATTCAGACACCAGAGACACACTAACCTTCCCAAATGCCCAGAGGCAGGGAGAATTTTTGAGTAGGACACTACTTGGTTTGAAGCACAAAGACACTAAACCAGTGGGAGCAACCCAATGAGGCCCTCCAAGAGCAGCTTAGCACATGGAGGCTTTAGCCGTTTGTGAGAGAGAAATACTGCACTATAATTGATGGCTACTTTTTGCAACATCCTAGTAATAACTGATTCTTCAAAGTTGCACACTTCATTGAATTTATGTATTATTAAGATGTCAGTATTAAAACTTGTATGCAAGTGCACAGGGTAACAACACCCTCCACATGCTTAGTGAACTACTAAAGGAAGAAAGGGACTGACTTTGGTTATTTTAAATATTGAGGCTTAGAAATACAGCCTTGACCATTTATCTTGGGGTATTATGAAAGCTGGAAACCCAGACAGGCAGGACAGCTACAGGGTGGAGTGCAACAACTGCTCACAAGCAACACTCACACTCATTCTTTATTTGTACTCCCAGcgtgtctgtatccatctgtcatCTCTTGTCTTAGAGTTGGATTGTAAACGCCTGTGGGTCCTGTGTGTACACAGCGCTAGCACCACAgtatcctggtccatgactagggctccagggggctatggtaatacaaagaaTACAGTTTTATCACATAAGACTAGTGGCTTTGTATCAAACAATACTCCAAAGGGCTGTAGGGATCTACTGCACCTCTTGCATGTCATTGCTTGCTCCTTCCTGGATATACAATTGGTTAAGTGAGAGATCCGTGCTGACTGAAGACATACATTGGGAACTCTGTTGATACTAAAGCCATCTCAATACAATGAGCAGAGAATTGGGGCTCTAGTCTGGTCTTAGTTATTTCCAAAGTGATACACAGAAGTGGCTCTATGCAAAACATCTAGGACATTAGAAATCTGGGGAAGGGATGGAAACGGATGATTTAGTGTTCCTCAGAGTAGGCTTGTCAGGTACCCAAGAGCCTAGCAAGTTACTTTTTTCTAACGGTGAGTTGAAAaccttggagaagctgagtgTGCAAGTTCAAGTTGCCCCCAAGCTTCTCATTACCTTGTGATTTGCACTTACTCTGCAGGTCACCACTGGCCTTGCTGACCCCAGCAGCATTACAGGGTCTTAGTGTTACCTGGCTGAACAGGCCTTGAGCACCTTCTCTGGTTTAGGGGGGACAAATGAGTTTTTCTTCGACACTAGGCCGGGAGGTCATCTCTCCACTTGTTTCTTCTTTCAAACGGAAATGTGACCAGTGTGGGTAAAGGGGCCCCAGTTTGCCTTGGTGTTTTCTCCAATACCTCAATGGAGCATGGGATACTGAACCTGTCTTCTCGAGGGACTGTTCTCTCAAAGAGCAGGTGTTTACTAAACTTTTCCATTGGAGTTGCGTTTGGTTTTATTAAGGCAGATCAATAAGTTGTGTTCTCTTGATCTTGGCAACTCTGAAGTTCCTTCTGAAGCTCTAGTCCCATTTCCAGAGTGTTCAGTGGCATCCAAAGCAAGGGCCAGGAAGGCAGAAGTCACAGCACCAGCATGGATTCAGTACATTATTCTGAAGCTGCTCTATCTGTGTGAACTCCAGCAGTTCCTGTGTATTAACTGATTATGCCCTAGCAGATTTGCTTTTCTGAGCTGGGTGCCATGAAGAGTGGGCACTGAACATTAACACTTACACTATTCATTATGTGAATCAAAAAGAGATGAGGGGGTGCGGAAGAAATCCTCACATCTGAAATCTGTATTGTTTCCAGTTCACTCAATATTTCAGTAAAGGGTGGAGTATGCAGGTAGTGCAGGGTTTCACCGTACACCCCAGAAGTTGCATTTATTTGGTAGCATAATGTGCAGCCTTCATTATTGCAGTTTAAGACACTATCAAGTCAAAGTTAAGAGATGTTTTCCAAGGGGATTCATA comes from Gopherus flavomarginatus isolate rGopFla2 chromosome 24, rGopFla2.mat.asm, whole genome shotgun sequence and encodes:
- the PGPEP1 gene encoding pyroglutamyl-peptidase 1, producing MEPPRRPVVVTGFGPFGEHAVNASWIAVQELVKLGLGDGVDLYVYEIPVEYQTVQRLIPALWKKHSPELVVHVGVSGMATTVTLEKCGHNVGYKGLDNCRFCPGSQCCVEGGPECIDSIIDMDAVCRRVSTLGLDVTVTISKDAGRYLCDFTYYTSLYQSHGRSAFVHVPPLGKPYTAEQLGRALQAIIEEMLDVLEHSEGKINCRHEH